GATTGGTATTTCACCTTGGCGATATCGGCCTACAACCTGGTGCGCCTGCGAAATCTCACGGCTTCAGAGGCATAGTGCGCAAAAAGAGCGCGCAGACATGCCGCAACGCCTCGAATCGGGGCACAAAAGGCAAGAAAAACCGAAGAAAAAGGCTTGTCAAAGAGCAAAAACGGCAAAAAATGGATCTGAATTAACCAAAAAAAACTTCCCTCGGGAAAAAAGTCCGATGGGTAGGGGAGTTTTTCAACGACCTGCTAAGGGCAGATTGAGTTTGGGCCTGGTGGCCTTTTTGGCCGTTTTTTTCTTGGCGACGGCGGCCGGCGCGGCGCTTGAGGCGGTTTCGGGGTTGCAGGACGGTGATCCGCCCGAGCTCACGGCCGTTTCGGCAGGTGGCGACCGCAATCAGGTGGCGGTCAGCCTGGCGCATGGCTTCCCTCTCTGGTACGAGGACGCCAACGGCCTCAAGCTTGAGCTGTGCCTCGAACGCACGGTCAATCTGGTGGGTGGCGGCACGGCCACACCCTGTCTCATCGAAGGCGGGGCGGCTTTCCCGATCTCCTTCCCCAACAATTTCCTCTCGGAATCCTTTTACTGGCTGGCGGCGGCCGATGCCGTCTGGCAAAGCAGCATACCCGGACTGGTCGGCCAGGGCGACATGCTATTGGAGATGGCCCAGGAAGCGACCTTCGCCAATCTCGGCCAGACTCCCGTGGATGGTGAGCAATTGGTGTTCGCCCGCATCCGCGTGCGCATCAACGTGCCGGTCAACGGGACTTATCGGGTCACTCATCCCTTCGGCACTTTTGACTATGTCATCAACAACGCGCCGCAGACCGGCCGGGAGATCAACCAGACGCAGGACATCGGCGCCGATCTGGCCCTGGATTTCCTCGCGTCGCTGAATGATGGTCCGTTGCCCGACGTGCCGCCCGGTTTCGTTCCCTCGGTCAACGACGGCATCGTCAACGATGGCGGCGCAAGCATCGGTCCTTTTCTCGAACGCTCCCCGGCCGCGCGCATCTTCGATGTCAACGGCAACCAGTACCTGACCAACCCCGGCACCGAGCTCATTCCTTTTCGGGTGCCGATCACCCCCGGGCTCAAAGGCGTTGATTACTTCGAGTTGACCCTTGTCACTCCCGGAAACAACGCGCCGGCCGACTTTCAGCTCAATCCCGCCAATTTGGGCGATCCCCAGACCATTCGCCTGACGCAGTTCCAGGTGGTGGGTAAGGTGTTTGACGACGGGTCCAATCTGATGCCGGTGGCGGTGGACGACTTTGCCGCGACGGCGCCGGGGCAGGCGGTGCTCGTCGATGTTTTGGCCAACGATTTCGATCGGACTGCCGAAAGAACCGCCGGCAACACCCATGATCTCAACCCGCAGGCGGTGGCGCTGGTGCATCCCGTGAGCGGCGATCTGGTGATCGTTCAGGGCACCGATGGCCAGCAGGGCGTGCCGACGGCAGAGGGCAATCGGGTGCGGCGCGTCACCGATCTGCCCACGGGGCGCGCGCGTCTGCTTTTCACGCCGCGGCCGGGCTTTGTCGGTTCCGACAGCTTTGAGTACGTGGTGCAGGACAAGGGCGGGCTGATTTCGGAAGCGGCGACGGTGAGGATTACGGTGGAAGATCTGCGGGTTGAGCGCGCCGAATACCGGCCGCGTCTCGGCAAGTGGCATCTGAGCGGCACCAGCTCCGATGTCGCCGCCAACCAGATCGATGTCTACGGCGGGCCGCGCGCTCTGCTGAGCGGCGCCGCGCTGGTGCCGCCCGTGACCGGCGACACCGGCGGCGCGGTGAGCCTGCGCCTGGGGCAGACGGGCATCGATTATCAGCTGCGCCTCGATCCGCTGCCCGCTTCGGAGGTGCAAGAGATTCACATTCGCGTCGGCGCGCCCGATGCAAACGGACCGATCATTTTCTACCTGTACGATTTTCTGTTCGATCCGACGTTCACAGGCACCTTCAGCGACAGGCTGGTTCCCTCGCAGCTCTTGTCTCGGCCCGCGCAGGGCATCGTGACCTTTGCCGATGCCCTTGCGGCCATCGCGGCGGGCAATACCTATGTCAGCGTCCATACCGCCGATCATCCGGCGGGCGAGGCGCGCGGTCAGATCGAGCAGCCGCTCATCGGCTCGGCGCCCGTCGATGCCGAAGGCCATTGGAGTTTTACCGGAAAGTCGCCGGCCAGCCCCGGTGCCCTGCCCAGCATCAGCGCCGAGTCGAGTAACGGCATCCGGGTGCTGAGCGTGCCCCTGCGGCTGCGCTAGCCAGGATCGAGGGCGAGAAGCCTACGATGAAATCATGAAATTTCGGTTGTTGGTGAACCTTAAAGCAGAAAGTAGGGGCAGTCATGAAACGCAGAGAGTTTATCAAATTCAGCGCCTGCGGCCTTTCGGTGGTGGCGGTCGGCAGCGTGGCGCAGTGGCCGGGATTCTGGCCGGGCGGCAAGGCTTGGGCGTCGTCCAGCCATGACGAAATGCTCGAACTCGAAATGGTCGAGGCCATGGCCGAAATGGTCGACGGCGTGCGGGTGCCCATGTGGGCGTTCAAGCTGGCGAGCGCGCTGCCCGGTTTCACGGATACGCGCACCCTGGCGCGCATTCCCGGACCGGCGATCTTTGCCATGGAAGGCGACCACGTGCAACTGCACATCAGCAACGACATTCGTCAGGGCGGTCGGCACGGTTTTGCCATCCCCGGCGTGATGTTGCAGGTTGACGGCCGGCAGGTCGAGCGGGTGGAGATTGCCCGCGGCGACGACGTGCATATCGAGTTTCACGCACCGGCGCCCGGCACCTACATGTATCTCGATCCCTTCAACGCGCCGGTCAACCGCGTCATGGGCCTGCACGGGGCGCTGGTGGTGCTGCCCAACCCGCTGAACAACCGCACGCCCTTCGCCGATCCCACCAACGAAGTGCGGCTGCTGTTCAATCACCTGGGCACCACCGAGCACTTCCCCGGTCACCCCTGGGATCCGGCGCGAAACGCCGTATGGGTGTTCAATACCGTCGACCCGGTGAAAAATGCCCTGGCGGCGGCCAATGACACCGCCATCGCACCTTCGAACTTCCTCGGCGGCTATCTGCCCCAGTACTTCACCATCAACGGCAAGAGCGGCTTCTTCGGCTCCCAGCACCACCACACCACGCCCGATGGCGGGGACAACGGCGATCACGACGACGACCACGACCACGCGGGTGATCGCCGCGCCTTCGACCTGGCGGCCAACATCTCCATTCGCGGCCGGGTCGGGCAGCCCATCGTCATCCGCAATCTCAACGCCGGGCTCATGTGGCACTCACCGCACATCCACGGCAACCACGTCTATCCCCTGAGCCATGCCGACGTGCGCCTCGACGCCGTCAACGGCGTGACCGTCGCCGGTGAGCGGCGCATCCTCGACAACCTACTCATGGTCGATACCTGGGCCATACCGCCGGCCACCATGGAAGATGTGCTGCTGACCTACATCGCGCCGCCGGACATTCCGTCCAATTTCTGGGCGCGGGTCGCCGCCGGCACCAACGAGGAACTGCTGCCCCTTTTCTACCCCATGCACGACCACAACGAGATCTCCAACACGGCCGCGGGAGGCAACTACCCCCATGGGCTGACGACCCACTGGCAGATCGATGAACCTTTCGATCCCACGGATGTCTTCTCCGGGGTGATTTCCGTGACCCGGGCGCGCCTGCGGGTGAAAACCGGTCGGCTGGAGCTCGAAGGCCTGTATTCCGCGCCGGGCAGCGGCGGCGTGGTGATTCTCGATGTGCATGCCGGCGGGGCAAGCGGCCCCCTGATCACCGATCACGTCCCCGTCGACGGCCAGGGCCGCTGGTCTTATCGCGGCCGGGCGCTCAAGGCGCTGGGCAGCAATCTGGTGACGATCATGTTTCACGATCCAGTCAATCGTTCCACCGTGCATGCCGGTCGCACCGTGCGTCTCGAACTGCGCTGAACCTGGGCGCTTGAAGGATAAAGGAGTCAGCAGTCATGGCAGAAATCATTCCCCGCGACCTAGGTACCCCGATCAATCAGGTTGATCCCTTCGTCGATCCGGATTTCGCGGAATTCATGATTCCGCCGGACACGACGGCGATTTTTTTGGATTTGGAAGATCCTGCGGCCAATGCCACGAACAGTCGCGCGCATCGCCTTTTTCGGCCGTCGTTGGTCGCTGGGCTCACCCTTGGCCCACCGCCTGCCGATCCTGATAATCCCCAGGGCATACAAGTCGGGTTTTTGCCGACGCCGGATGCCTATACGGGGCCGGATCCGGTAGTCCTTTATGATCGGCGCGGCCTGCATGACCTGCAGTTGAACGTGCCGGGTCTCGGACAGGTCGAGGTCTGGAGCTTTCGCGCCAACGAAACGAACGAAGCCATCTGGCCGGCGACCCCCATCCGCGTGCGCGAGGGGCGGGTGGTCAAAACCCTCATGAACAATCGGCGCGGGCCGCACACCATTCACCACCACGGCATCGAACCGACGGCGGCCAACGACGGCGTGGGGCATCTGACCTTCGACGTGGGCGGCGGGGTGCTCTACAACTACCAATGGAAAGCCAAGGAGGCGGGCACCTATTTCTACCATTGCCACGTCAACACCGTGCTGCATTTCGAGATGGGCATGTACGGCCTGCTGATCATCGATCCGGATGTGGATGGCGCCCCCTTCACCAGTGGGGGACCCGGCATGACCTATCAGGGCAACACCCTGGTCGATTATCACAAGGAAGCCTTCTGGGTGGTGGACGACATCGATCGGCGCTGGCATGCCAATGCCGTTCACGGCCACAGCCAGGACGCGGGGATTCGGGCTGGTGAATTTATGCGCATCAACGACGCCCGTAACCCACGCCTGCATGACTTCAACCCCGAGGTGTTCGTGGTCTCGGGTGTGCCGGCCCAGTGGAGCGCGGGCCGCACCTTGCCGAACGCCCTGGTGGCTCTTGACCCCGGTGGTCAAGGCTCCGTCGTCACCCCGCGCGTCCAGCGTGGCCAGAAACTGTTGGTGCGCGCCCTCAACGCCAGCTACACCACCACCCGTTGGCGCTTCGACAGCCGACTCAACGGCACGGTCATCGCCGCCGACGCGCGCACCCTGGGGCGCGAGCCCTTCGGGCGCTACTCCCGGCCCTTCAGTCTGGCGAGCATCAACCATCGGTTCCAACTGACCACCGCGCAGCGCTGGGACATCCTCATCGACACCACCGGCCTGCAAGCGGGCAACTACGACACGGAAATCGGCTTCTATCACTGGATCACCGACAATCACATCCAGACCATCAGGACGCGCATCATCGTCGAGTAACGCAAAACGCTTGCGGAAGAGGGGTTGCATGACAGAGTACAAACAACGCGAAAATTTAGGTTGGCGATACCTGGCGGCCCTGCTGGTGCTGGGGGGCGCTTTGCTGGTCGCCAAACCGGCGCCGGCGCAAACGCCGGGACCGCTGAGCGCGGTGCCGGTGCCCAAGCCGGCCAACCTCGATCGGTTCGTGGCCGATGAGCAGGCCGCCATTCGGCTGGGCAAGGCGCTGTTCTGGGACATGCAGGTCGGCAGCGACGGCATGACGGCCTGCGCCTCCTGCCATTTCCACGCGGGCACCGACAACCGTCTGCACAACACGCTGCATCCGGGGCCGGACGGCACCTTTGACGAGGGCAGCCGCGTCAACGACCGCTTGTCCCTCGATGATTTTCCCTTCGTGGCCTTCGAGGACGACACGGATCGCTTCTCTCCCATGATTCGCGATCGCGATGATCGGGTCGGCGCTCAGGGCGTGCCGCGCACCCGCTTCCTCGGCGTCATCGAGGGCCAGGCCGACGAACCGGGGCGCCATGTGCGCGACGCGACCTTCGAGCGCAACGCCCGCAACGTGCGTCAGGTGACCAACCGCAGCACGCCCACGGTGATCAACGCCGTGTTCAACTTCGCCAATTTCTGGGACGGCCGCGCCAATCACTTCTTTAACGGTGTCGATCCCTTCGGCGTGCAGAACCCAGGCGCGCGTGTCTACATCAACACCGCCAACGGGCTGTCTGAGCTCGATCTGACCAGCAACCCCCTCTATCTCCTCGACAATGCCAGCCTCGCCTCTCAGTCGGTGGGTCCGCCGCGCGACACCCGCGAAATGTCGTGGGTCGGCCGGCAATGGCCCGATATCGGCCGCAAGATGCTCAGCCTGCAACCCCTGGGCAAGCAGGCGGTGCATCCCCAGGACAGCGTGCTGGGTTTGATCGCCAACGCGCGCACCACCCCCGGCGCCCAGGGTCTCAACGCCACCTACGCCGCCATGATTCAGCAGGCCTTTCGCCCGGAATTCTGGAACGGCGTCGCCCGCATCGAGGGCTACACCCAGATGGAGCGCAACTTCTCCCTGTACTTCGGCCTCTCGGTCATGCTCTATCAGGCGACCCTGGTGTCGGATGACACGCCCTTTGACCGCTTCGTCGCCGGCGATGCCCTGGCCCTGTCGGAAAGCGCCCAGCGCGGCCTCAACCGCTTCCAGTCGGGCGGGGTGGGCTGCCTCAACTGCCATGTTGGCTCGGAATTCACCGGCGCCAGCGTGACCGTGGCGCGCGATCCCGCCGAGGCCGGTCTGATCGAAATCATGAACATGGGCGATGGCGGCCCGGCCTCTTATGACATCGGGTTTTACAACATTGCCGTTTCGCGGTTCGAGGATGATCCGGGGCGCGGGGGTGTGGATCCCTTCGGCAATCCGCTGTCTTTCTCCGAGCAGCGCCAGGCGCTGAATCGTGGAGAAACCCTGGGTTTCGATCAGCGCTTCGTGCCCGATGAAGGCTGCGTGCCCGATCTGTTTGCCGAAGCCGCGCCGCTGATCTGCCCCCCCAATCTTGGCGACATCGAGCGCGTGTCCGTCCAAGGCGCCTTCAAGACCCCGGGCCTGCGCAATATCGAGTTGACCGGCCCCTACATGCACAACGGCAGCATGGCCACGCTCATGCAGGTGATGGATTTCTACAATCGCGGCGGCAACTTTCACGAGCACAACATCGATTTTCTCGATCCGTTTATCATTGCGCTGGGCCTGACGGAAGAAGAGCAGATCAACCTCGTCGATTTCATGCTCGCCTTGACCGATGAGCGGGTGCGCTGGGAGCGGGCACCCTTCGACCATCCGCAACTGTTCATCGTCGACGGCCACGAGGAGCAGTTTACCGGCAACCCCAAGCGCAGCCGCGTGCTGGTCGATCGCATCCGCGAGATTCCGGCGATCGGGCGCTTCGGCCGCGAGGTCGAGGGACTGGGGCCCCTCAAGCCCTTCCTGGCGGATGATCTGGAAGGCGAGGAGCTGGCGAATTTCCACTACCGGCCCTGAGCGGGCGCGAGCAGGTGTACGTAGACGATTTGACGGGTTGCGTGGTTTCACCCTTTACCTGAAGCAAAAGGAGATCGGTCATGAAATGGTACAAATTTCTTAATCTGGGGCTGATGGCGGCTGCGGCGATTACCCTTTCCGCCTGCGGAGGCGGTGGTGGAGGCGGTGGTGGTGGTGGTGGAAACGGTGGAGGAGGTCAGGATGACCCGACGCCGGTGACCAACACGGTCTTTGAGGCCGTGTCCCTGGCGGGTCTGCCCAACGGCAGCTTCAGCGCCGGCATCGCCATCAACGACGGCGGCATTGCCGTGGGTTTTTCCGACGACGGCACCGCCATCAAAGCAGCACGCTGGACGGTGACCGATGCCGCGCCCGCGGCCACGGAACTGCGTTCCCTCGATGACAACAGTCATTATGGCGCGGCCTACGGCGTGAACCTCGGCGGCATCGCCGTCGGCGAATCGCAGATCACCGGCGGCAACACCGTGGCGGCCTTCTGGGCGGCCGGGGCCAATACGGCTACGGCTCTTGACCGCACGGGTCTTTTCGCGACCGGGCCGAGCGCGGCCTACGCCATCAACACGGGCAACGAAATCGTCGGGGAAGCGGCCTACGACAACACCGGCAAAACCCTTGCCGTCTATTGGGTCAATCCCAGTGCCACGCCGCTGCCGCTTGCGCACCTAACGACCGACGGCATCAGCTCGGCCTATTTCATCAGCGATGCCGGCCTGGTTCTCGGCGAATCCCTCAATGCCGCCAACCGCATGCAGGCCGTGGTGTGGCGGCCCAACGGCGCCGGGGGTTTCGAGGCGCCCATCGCCCTGAACGCTCTGGCCAATCAGGTGGCGAGCGTCGCCTTCGGCGTCAATGAGGACGGCAAGATCGTCGGCGAGGCCGAACTGACCGGCGGCGCCGTGCAGGGCGTGATCTGGACCCTCTCCGCCGATCTGACCGCCGTGGTCTCGGTGCAGAACCTCGGCGCCGACACCTCGGCGGGCGCCATCAACGACGACAAGCGCATCGTCGGCTACACCGCCGCCGCCACGGGCAGCGACCGCGCCCGCGTGTGGAATGCCGAGAAGCCCGCCGAGGACAGCCAGCAGTTGAGCAACGTCTTCAGCCAGGCCTACGACATCAACAACGAAAACCAGATTGTCGGCATGAGCGGCAACCAGGCCTTCGCCGCCCTGCCGCAGGTGCAGTAATTAAGCGTGAAGCCATGCGGAGTTCTTCGGTCAAGAAAGCTCTGCATGGCTTGAAGCTGTTAAATAGTAAAGAATAATTTTGACAAAGCGGATTGCCCGGTTAGAGTTGTAAATAAAACCTAACAGGTAATCTATTCGTCGTGTACAAAAATTCGACGGTCTGCCCAGGTCAGGCGGATGCTGAAGCAAAAACGTCATGGCGACCTTAAAGGAGATGGATCATGGTCAAGAGATTACGCTTGATGTTTCTGATGGCGGTGCTGGGCCTGGCTTGGGCGGCGACGCCTGCGTGGTCGGTTGTAACGCCCGGCCCAACAATTGAGCCGCACGGCTACCCTCAATTCTACACGGACACCAATCCTGCAGGAGCTTTGAGCCTGGAGTTGTGCCTGGAAAACACGGCCATGTGCTTTTTTGATCCTGTGGAGCAAGGCAACGCATTTTCCGAAGCAAACGGGTTCGGCCCAGAGGCCTTTTGGTTTCTCGCTGAAGCAGAAATGGACGTCCCGTCCTCTCCTGATCGCCCTGACCGTCCCGGGCGCGCCATTCTGGTGCTGGGTCTTGAGGCTGCTTTCGGTGGTGACGAGGCTGTGCAGGATGGGAACCAGGTCGCATTTGGTCGTGTTCGCATCCGCATCGACACGGCACAGCCTGGCGATTACCGTGTGACCCATCCTTATGGAGTGACGGAGTTTTTGGGCGTAGGCGCGGGCCGCCGGGCCATCAACTACACCCAGGATATCGGCGGAGTCAACCCTGGCAATCCGGGAACCGCTTTCAGCGGAGCGGGAGCCAGCCCTATCACGCAATTCCTGACTTGGCCCAATTATCAAAATGAACCTTCTCTCAAAATTGAGGTGCCGGTACTTGATGGTGACGGCAATCCTGTTCTGGGCGAAGGTGGGGTGCCTCTGACAAGGACCGAACAGTATATCGGCCATCCTGGTGTCGGACACGTTGTGGTGGGCAGCCCGCTCGGGACCAACTTTTTCAGGATCGAATACCGACCCAATGCGCAAGCGAATTACGCGCCTTACGCGGAAACCAATCTTTTCGCGGTGCATGGCCGGGTTTATAGCGGGATTCCCGGTACCCCCAAGACTGAGTATGCCAATGTCCCAGAAAAAAGACTTCTCGCTGTCGGCCCGGTAAATCGCGATGTTGCCTATTCTCAGGAAATGTTCGGGACTTCGACGGATGGTGAAATCACCCCTGAATTTTTCCCTGGTTATCCCAAGGGGTTTCCTCTCTGGTACGAGGAAAATCTCGGCACCCTTGACGCGCCTGAAGGGGGCCTGAGGCTGACTCTTTGCCCGGGTGGAAATCCCATGTGCATCTCCGACCCCATCGACCCCCTGAATGCCGGCTCACGTGCTCTGAATGTGGGTGGCGAAGCCTTCTGGTGGAGTGCTTTTGCAGCGATCAACGGCGTGCAGGGCGTGACCGCGACCCTTGATCTGGCTCTTGAAGGCGCTTTTGGCGGCGATGAAGCCATCAAAGACGGCAATCAGATCAGCTTCGGGCGGGTACGTATTCGCATTGACACACCGACTGCGGGTACCTACACAGTCAATCATCCTTATGGTGAAATTGTGTTTGCCAATGTTCCGGCCGGTGGCGGGGCAATCAACTATACCCAAGACATCGGTGGCGTGAATCCCTTTGATCCGGATGTCGCTTTTGAGGGGGCTCTTTACAGCGCCATTGGGCCTACCCTTTTGGTCTGGCCGGACTTTGCCAATCGGGATCCGGAGTTTCTTTCGGCAAATCCCCAATATGTGACATTGCAGCAAAAATTTGATCCGGATGACCCGGAGTCCCCCATGGTTCAGTATGTTGGCGATCCGGGTACGCCTCATGTGGTAACCGGCGGCCGCGAAGGAAACATCTTCCGCGTGCGCGGCCCTGGCGGTATCGATGTCAGCACCAATCTGTTCGCCGTCTCGGGCAAGGTCTTTGACGAATTGACCTTTGAGGGTGTGGTTCCGCCCGACACCATGCCGGTCGCCAACGCGGATACGGCTACGACCATCGGAACGGCTCCGGTGGAAATCAATGTGTTGGCGAATGATACCCTCACCGGCGTCCTCATTGCGGATTTCCCTGGTGGGGCGAATGTGACCGTCGCGGTTGCCGGCGCTCCTGCGAATGGCACGGCGGTAGTCGGGAATAACAGGGTGACTTATTCTGCCGATGCGAACTTCCAAGGCAACGATGTCTTCACCTACACCGTGACGAACAATGAGACCCAAGAGGTCTCCGCGCCCGGCACGGTGACCGTGACCGTGCTTCCGCCGGAGGATATGGACGTTAGCCGTGCTCGCTTCAATTCGCGTAATTTGCGTTGGGACATTCGCGGAACGGGCAACGCCACCGCAGAGGGCAAAACGGTGAGTGTCCGGCTGAATAGCGCATCGGGTGCCGAGATCGGCACGGCCACCGTGATCAACGGTCGATGGACGCTGC
This Geoalkalibacter sp. DNA region includes the following protein-coding sequences:
- a CDS encoding multicopper oxidase domain-containing protein, whose protein sequence is MAEIIPRDLGTPINQVDPFVDPDFAEFMIPPDTTAIFLDLEDPAANATNSRAHRLFRPSLVAGLTLGPPPADPDNPQGIQVGFLPTPDAYTGPDPVVLYDRRGLHDLQLNVPGLGQVEVWSFRANETNEAIWPATPIRVREGRVVKTLMNNRRGPHTIHHHGIEPTAANDGVGHLTFDVGGGVLYNYQWKAKEAGTYFYHCHVNTVLHFEMGMYGLLIIDPDVDGAPFTSGGPGMTYQGNTLVDYHKEAFWVVDDIDRRWHANAVHGHSQDAGIRAGEFMRINDARNPRLHDFNPEVFVVSGVPAQWSAGRTLPNALVALDPGGQGSVVTPRVQRGQKLLVRALNASYTTTRWRFDSRLNGTVIAADARTLGREPFGRYSRPFSLASINHRFQLTTAQRWDILIDTTGLQAGNYDTEIGFYHWITDNHIQTIRTRIIVE
- a CDS encoding cytochrome-c peroxidase; translation: MTEYKQRENLGWRYLAALLVLGGALLVAKPAPAQTPGPLSAVPVPKPANLDRFVADEQAAIRLGKALFWDMQVGSDGMTACASCHFHAGTDNRLHNTLHPGPDGTFDEGSRVNDRLSLDDFPFVAFEDDTDRFSPMIRDRDDRVGAQGVPRTRFLGVIEGQADEPGRHVRDATFERNARNVRQVTNRSTPTVINAVFNFANFWDGRANHFFNGVDPFGVQNPGARVYINTANGLSELDLTSNPLYLLDNASLASQSVGPPRDTREMSWVGRQWPDIGRKMLSLQPLGKQAVHPQDSVLGLIANARTTPGAQGLNATYAAMIQQAFRPEFWNGVARIEGYTQMERNFSLYFGLSVMLYQATLVSDDTPFDRFVAGDALALSESAQRGLNRFQSGGVGCLNCHVGSEFTGASVTVARDPAEAGLIEIMNMGDGGPASYDIGFYNIAVSRFEDDPGRGGVDPFGNPLSFSEQRQALNRGETLGFDQRFVPDEGCVPDLFAEAAPLICPPNLGDIERVSVQGAFKTPGLRNIELTGPYMHNGSMATLMQVMDFYNRGGNFHEHNIDFLDPFIIALGLTEEEQINLVDFMLALTDERVRWERAPFDHPQLFIVDGHEEQFTGNPKRSRVLVDRIREIPAIGRFGREVEGLGPLKPFLADDLEGEELANFHYRP
- a CDS encoding multicopper oxidase domain-containing protein, producing the protein MKRREFIKFSACGLSVVAVGSVAQWPGFWPGGKAWASSSHDEMLELEMVEAMAEMVDGVRVPMWAFKLASALPGFTDTRTLARIPGPAIFAMEGDHVQLHISNDIRQGGRHGFAIPGVMLQVDGRQVERVEIARGDDVHIEFHAPAPGTYMYLDPFNAPVNRVMGLHGALVVLPNPLNNRTPFADPTNEVRLLFNHLGTTEHFPGHPWDPARNAVWVFNTVDPVKNALAAANDTAIAPSNFLGGYLPQYFTINGKSGFFGSQHHHTTPDGGDNGDHDDDHDHAGDRRAFDLAANISIRGRVGQPIVIRNLNAGLMWHSPHIHGNHVYPLSHADVRLDAVNGVTVAGERRILDNLLMVDTWAIPPATMEDVLLTYIAPPDIPSNFWARVAAGTNEELLPLFYPMHDHNEISNTAAGGNYPHGLTTHWQIDEPFDPTDVFSGVISVTRARLRVKTGRLELEGLYSAPGSGGVVILDVHAGGASGPLITDHVPVDGQGRWSYRGRALKALGSNLVTIMFHDPVNRSTVHAGRTVRLELR
- a CDS encoding Ig-like domain-containing protein, with amino-acid sequence MVKRLRLMFLMAVLGLAWAATPAWSVVTPGPTIEPHGYPQFYTDTNPAGALSLELCLENTAMCFFDPVEQGNAFSEANGFGPEAFWFLAEAEMDVPSSPDRPDRPGRAILVLGLEAAFGGDEAVQDGNQVAFGRVRIRIDTAQPGDYRVTHPYGVTEFLGVGAGRRAINYTQDIGGVNPGNPGTAFSGAGASPITQFLTWPNYQNEPSLKIEVPVLDGDGNPVLGEGGVPLTRTEQYIGHPGVGHVVVGSPLGTNFFRIEYRPNAQANYAPYAETNLFAVHGRVYSGIPGTPKTEYANVPEKRLLAVGPVNRDVAYSQEMFGTSTDGEITPEFFPGYPKGFPLWYEENLGTLDAPEGGLRLTLCPGGNPMCISDPIDPLNAGSRALNVGGEAFWWSAFAAINGVQGVTATLDLALEGAFGGDEAIKDGNQISFGRVRIRIDTPTAGTYTVNHPYGEIVFANVPAGGGAINYTQDIGGVNPFDPDVAFEGALYSAIGPTLLVWPDFANRDPEFLSANPQYVTLQQKFDPDDPESPMVQYVGDPGTPHVVTGGREGNIFRVRGPGGIDVSTNLFAVSGKVFDELTFEGVVPPDTMPVANADTATTIGTAPVEINVLANDTLTGVLIADFPGGANVTVAVAGAPANGTAVVGNNRVTYSADANFQGNDVFTYTVTNNETQEVSAPGTVTVTVLPPEDMDVSRARFNSRNLRWDIRGTGNATAEGKTVSVRLNSASGAEIGTATVINGRWTLRATATTAPPPAGAVQIYLVSSSGGEPFGPFNVQAR
- a CDS encoding CHRD domain-containing protein, with amino-acid sequence MAVFFLATAAGAALEAVSGLQDGDPPELTAVSAGGDRNQVAVSLAHGFPLWYEDANGLKLELCLERTVNLVGGGTATPCLIEGGAAFPISFPNNFLSESFYWLAAADAVWQSSIPGLVGQGDMLLEMAQEATFANLGQTPVDGEQLVFARIRVRINVPVNGTYRVTHPFGTFDYVINNAPQTGREINQTQDIGADLALDFLASLNDGPLPDVPPGFVPSVNDGIVNDGGASIGPFLERSPAARIFDVNGNQYLTNPGTELIPFRVPITPGLKGVDYFELTLVTPGNNAPADFQLNPANLGDPQTIRLTQFQVVGKVFDDGSNLMPVAVDDFAATAPGQAVLVDVLANDFDRTAERTAGNTHDLNPQAVALVHPVSGDLVIVQGTDGQQGVPTAEGNRVRRVTDLPTGRARLLFTPRPGFVGSDSFEYVVQDKGGLISEAATVRITVEDLRVERAEYRPRLGKWHLSGTSSDVAANQIDVYGGPRALLSGAALVPPVTGDTGGAVSLRLGQTGIDYQLRLDPLPASEVQEIHIRVGAPDANGPIIFYLYDFLFDPTFTGTFSDRLVPSQLLSRPAQGIVTFADALAAIAAGNTYVSVHTADHPAGEARGQIEQPLIGSAPVDAEGHWSFTGKSPASPGALPSISAESSNGIRVLSVPLRLR